Proteins from a genomic interval of Caulobacter sp. SL161:
- the tig gene encoding trigger factor — translation MQIVEKSGEGLSRVFGVTVPASELATRLEARIAEVAPQMNVKGFRPGKVPTAHVRRLYGKALMGEVIEQALNETTTKVLEENKLRPAGQPELNPSSDMDKVIAGGEDLSFDLAVEVMPEFEPIDPASIELVKPVYKVSDEEVQEALDELAKQARTYEPRTGKSLKAKDGDQLLIDFVGTIDGVEFAGGKAEGAELVLGSGQFIPGFEDQLVGAKPGDEVVVKVKFPEEYQAKDLAGKDAEFATKVQEVRAPVDGKADDELAKRLGLSDLAALTELLKSNLAGRYDNSSRFKLKRALLDVLDTKHDFPLPPRMVDAEFAGIWQQVEADKARGGLPPEDAEKTEDQLKDEYKKIAERRVRLGLVLAEIGRKNDVVVTDQELTDAIMREARQYGAQAQQVFDMYRQRADLQAALRAPIYEDKVVDLIFGKAKIEEKEVSKDELLEEDDLPEGYGG, via the coding sequence ATGCAGATCGTTGAAAAGTCGGGCGAAGGCCTCAGCCGCGTTTTTGGCGTTACGGTGCCCGCGAGTGAACTGGCCACGCGTCTGGAAGCGCGGATCGCCGAAGTCGCTCCGCAAATGAACGTGAAGGGCTTCCGTCCGGGCAAGGTGCCGACGGCCCACGTTCGTCGCCTGTACGGCAAGGCCCTGATGGGCGAAGTCATCGAGCAGGCTCTGAACGAGACGACCACGAAGGTCCTCGAAGAGAACAAGCTGCGTCCGGCCGGCCAGCCTGAGCTGAACCCGTCGTCGGACATGGACAAGGTCATCGCTGGCGGTGAAGACCTGTCGTTCGACCTCGCAGTCGAAGTGATGCCGGAATTCGAGCCGATCGACCCGGCGTCGATCGAGCTGGTGAAGCCCGTTTACAAGGTCTCGGATGAGGAAGTCCAAGAGGCCCTCGACGAGCTGGCCAAGCAGGCTCGCACCTACGAGCCGCGTACCGGCAAGAGCCTGAAGGCCAAGGACGGCGACCAGCTGCTGATCGATTTCGTCGGCACGATCGACGGCGTCGAGTTCGCCGGCGGCAAGGCCGAAGGCGCCGAACTCGTCCTGGGTTCGGGCCAGTTCATCCCGGGCTTTGAAGACCAACTGGTCGGCGCCAAGCCGGGCGACGAAGTCGTCGTCAAGGTGAAGTTCCCGGAAGAGTACCAAGCCAAGGATCTGGCCGGTAAGGACGCCGAGTTCGCCACCAAGGTTCAGGAAGTCCGCGCCCCGGTCGACGGCAAGGCCGACGACGAGCTGGCCAAGCGCCTGGGTCTGTCGGACCTGGCCGCTCTGACCGAGCTGCTGAAGTCCAACCTGGCCGGCCGCTACGACAACTCCTCGCGCTTCAAGCTGAAGCGCGCGCTGCTGGACGTGCTGGACACCAAGCACGACTTCCCGCTGCCGCCGCGCATGGTCGACGCCGAGTTCGCCGGCATCTGGCAACAGGTCGAGGCCGACAAGGCCCGTGGCGGCCTGCCGCCGGAAGACGCCGAGAAGACCGAAGACCAGCTGAAGGACGAGTACAAGAAGATCGCCGAGCGACGCGTGCGCCTGGGTCTGGTGCTCGCCGAGATCGGCCGCAAGAACGACGTGGTCGTCACCGACCAGGAACTGACCGACGCGATCATGCGCGAAGCTCGCCAGTACGGCGCTCAGGCCCAGCAAGTGTTCGACATGTACCGCCAGCGCGCTGACCTGCAGGCCGCTCTGCGCGCCCCGATCTATGAAGACAAGGTCGTCGACCTGATCTTCGGCAAGGCCAAGATCGAAGAGAAGGAAGTTTCCAAGGACGAACTCCTGGAAGAAGACGACCTGCCGGAAGGCTATGGCGGCTAA
- a CDS encoding acetyl-CoA acetyltransferase yields the protein MGADMRDDTPVLIGAGQFTYRGEAANSPSPLELLKVAAERAVLDAGLSGTVLAELDALAVVAFSIDAPGGLSKLPLPRLSDPPASLARAVSASPRWSVYTETGGNSPQQAVNVVCERIAQGESDLALVTGAEFLGSLMKRMKGGLGFEGWGDDITTAPQRIGDPRPGVTRQEAAHGLGYPVNTYPLFENALRARDGRSQEEHQAQLGAFFAPFTQVAAANPHAWFPVKRTAEELVTVTDRNRMVGYPYPKYLNAIMEVDQSAAVLIASVRKARELGVPEDKWVFLHGCADACDLWYPLERQDYHSSPAMRLTGQRAFEMAGISVDDLDVIDLYSCFPSAVRIGAEEIGLALDDPRGLTITGGLPYFGGPGNNYALHAIAEMVTKLRARPGAYGLSTANGWFLTKQSVGIYSTRPVEGKWEREPPSVIQARIDALPHPEIIEKPQGRAVIETYTIVHGREGVRMGIVIGRDSQGRRFVAQTPDEPEVLRDLESREGVGRTGTVGPHPDGVRNLFVPD from the coding sequence ATGGGGGCGGATATGCGCGACGACACACCGGTTTTGATCGGGGCGGGCCAATTCACCTATCGTGGTGAGGCCGCGAATTCGCCGTCGCCGCTGGAACTGCTGAAAGTTGCGGCGGAACGCGCCGTTCTTGATGCCGGTCTGTCTGGAACGGTTCTTGCCGAACTGGACGCTTTAGCGGTCGTGGCGTTCAGCATCGACGCTCCCGGCGGGCTATCGAAGCTTCCGCTGCCGCGTCTCAGCGATCCGCCGGCGTCGCTCGCGCGGGCCGTGTCTGCTTCACCGCGCTGGAGCGTCTATACCGAAACAGGCGGCAACAGCCCGCAGCAGGCGGTCAATGTGGTTTGCGAACGGATCGCTCAAGGCGAGTCCGATCTGGCCCTCGTGACCGGCGCCGAATTCCTCGGCTCGCTGATGAAGCGGATGAAGGGCGGGTTGGGTTTCGAAGGTTGGGGCGACGACATCACGACCGCGCCCCAGCGCATCGGCGATCCTAGGCCTGGGGTGACCCGCCAGGAGGCCGCGCACGGGCTCGGCTATCCGGTCAATACCTATCCGCTGTTCGAGAACGCGCTGCGCGCTCGCGATGGGCGATCGCAGGAAGAGCATCAGGCGCAGCTTGGCGCGTTTTTCGCGCCCTTCACCCAGGTCGCGGCCGCCAATCCACACGCGTGGTTTCCGGTTAAGCGAACCGCCGAGGAACTGGTGACCGTCACTGATCGCAACCGCATGGTCGGCTATCCCTATCCGAAGTATCTCAATGCGATCATGGAGGTGGACCAGTCAGCGGCCGTCTTGATCGCCAGCGTCAGGAAGGCGCGCGAGCTGGGCGTTCCGGAAGACAAGTGGGTCTTCCTGCACGGCTGCGCCGACGCTTGCGACCTCTGGTATCCGCTTGAGCGGCAGGACTATCATTCCAGTCCGGCCATGCGCCTGACGGGCCAACGCGCCTTCGAAATGGCCGGGATCAGCGTGGACGATCTCGACGTCATTGACCTCTACTCGTGCTTCCCGTCGGCCGTGCGGATCGGCGCCGAGGAGATTGGCCTGGCGCTCGACGACCCTCGCGGGCTGACCATTACAGGCGGCCTGCCCTACTTTGGCGGTCCCGGAAACAACTACGCGCTGCACGCCATCGCCGAGATGGTCACGAAGCTGCGGGCTCGGCCGGGCGCTTACGGGCTTTCGACCGCCAACGGCTGGTTCCTGACCAAGCAGTCCGTAGGCATCTATTCAACCCGTCCGGTCGAGGGGAAATGGGAGCGTGAGCCGCCGTCGGTCATTCAGGCCAGGATCGACGCGTTGCCGCACCCGGAGATCATTGAGAAGCCGCAGGGCAGGGCGGTGATCGAGACCTACACGATCGTTCACGGTCGCGAGGGCGTTCGGATGGGGATCGTGATCGGGCGTGACAGCCAAGGCCGCAGGTTTGTCGCCCAGACCCCCGACGAGCCCGAGGTCCTCCGCGATCTGGAGAGTCGCGAAGGTGTCGGACGGACCGGGACCGTCGGGCCGCATCCGGACGGTGTCCGCAACCTCTTCGTACCGGACTGA
- a CDS encoding histidine phosphatase family protein produces the protein MKIVHVIRHGRPASTWGGADDDPGLDEVGLAQARAVADEILSLPEPERPSCVVSSPLRRCRETAAPLAEALGVALVIDPRVGEIPTPAALSAEERPAWLRAAFGGHWDEIVGDLDYTKWTRAVAAALGEHGGAAVFSHFVALNGAVSVATGRPEVMAFRPDHCSRTVFGIEDDRLILIAKGREAQSQVL, from the coding sequence ATGAAGATCGTGCATGTCATCCGCCACGGTCGGCCGGCATCCACCTGGGGCGGTGCGGACGATGATCCTGGGCTGGATGAGGTTGGGCTTGCCCAGGCCAGGGCTGTCGCGGATGAGATCTTGAGCTTGCCAGAGCCGGAGCGCCCCTCATGCGTGGTCTCATCTCCGCTGCGACGCTGCCGGGAGACCGCCGCGCCGCTGGCCGAAGCGCTGGGGGTTGCGCTCGTGATCGATCCGCGCGTCGGTGAGATCCCGACGCCTGCGGCCCTCTCGGCCGAGGAGCGTCCCGCCTGGCTGCGCGCGGCTTTCGGTGGGCACTGGGACGAGATTGTCGGCGATCTCGACTACACCAAGTGGACAAGGGCTGTTGCGGCGGCGCTGGGCGAGCATGGCGGCGCGGCGGTGTTCAGCCATTTCGTGGCTCTGAACGGCGCGGTGTCGGTCGCGACCGGACGGCCCGAAGTGATGGCGTTCAGGCCGGACCACTGCTCACGCACGGTGTTCGGAATTGAAGACGACCGCTTGATCCTGATCGCGAAAGGCCGAGAAGCTCAAAGCCAAGTCCTTTGA
- a CDS encoding NAD(P)H-hydrate dehydratase, protein MAREILTVAEMAASDRAAVLAGTPTPVLMERAGEAVAQAVRARYQRRPVVVWCGPGDNGGDGYVAARHLRRHGWPVVVEAAYPPATDACRWAASRWRGEVKPLSQRLASETLYIDAMFGAGLSRPLEGEVAELARTAVRQALTIVAVDTPSGVHGDTGRSLDGVALAAELTITFHRRKLAHVLIEGRKACGDILVADIGLSVVASAGLFENEPSLWRERYPWPAIDAHKHSRGRLSVVSGDAWNTGAARLAARGGLRIGAGAVTLLSPPSALSVNASHLEAVMLAPFESDADLAAKAEKADAVIIGPAAGVGDATARNLRALTQTGAALVADADALTSFRDDPGELFACLDRDDVLTPHPGEFERIFPGLLGRSPERITAAREAASAAGAVILLKGADTVIAAPDGRAAVGLNGTPWLATAGSGDVLAGFIGGLLAQGMGSFEAACAGAWIHAECGALHGPGLIAEDLPGLAPAILARLHQER, encoded by the coding sequence GTGGCCCGAGAGATCCTGACTGTCGCCGAAATGGCCGCGAGCGACCGCGCCGCTGTTCTGGCGGGCACGCCGACCCCTGTGCTCATGGAGCGCGCCGGGGAAGCGGTGGCGCAGGCGGTGCGAGCCCGCTATCAGCGCCGCCCCGTAGTCGTGTGGTGCGGGCCGGGCGACAATGGCGGGGACGGCTATGTCGCCGCACGCCACCTTCGGCGCCACGGCTGGCCGGTCGTCGTCGAGGCGGCTTATCCGCCGGCTACGGACGCCTGCCGCTGGGCGGCTTCGCGCTGGCGCGGAGAGGTCAAGCCATTGTCCCAGCGCCTGGCGTCCGAGACGCTCTATATTGATGCGATGTTTGGCGCGGGTCTTTCGCGGCCGCTTGAGGGCGAGGTCGCGGAGCTGGCGCGTACCGCCGTACGGCAGGCCTTGACGATCGTCGCGGTTGATACGCCGTCGGGCGTTCACGGCGATACCGGTCGATCCCTGGACGGCGTCGCGCTGGCGGCGGAACTCACCATCACCTTCCACCGTCGCAAGCTCGCGCACGTCTTGATCGAAGGCCGCAAGGCCTGCGGCGACATCCTGGTGGCCGACATCGGGCTTTCCGTGGTGGCGAGCGCTGGGCTTTTCGAGAACGAGCCGTCGCTGTGGCGCGAGCGATACCCATGGCCCGCGATCGATGCTCACAAGCATAGCCGCGGACGATTGAGCGTCGTCAGCGGCGACGCCTGGAACACCGGAGCCGCCCGCCTTGCCGCGCGGGGCGGGTTGAGGATCGGCGCCGGAGCGGTGACTCTGCTTTCGCCGCCGTCGGCTCTGTCTGTGAACGCTAGCCATCTTGAGGCGGTCATGCTGGCGCCGTTTGAGTCTGACGCTGATCTCGCCGCCAAGGCGGAGAAGGCTGACGCAGTCATTATCGGGCCCGCCGCCGGGGTAGGGGACGCGACGGCGCGCAATCTTCGCGCCCTGACGCAAACCGGGGCCGCGCTAGTGGCCGACGCCGATGCGCTGACGAGCTTCCGGGACGATCCCGGCGAACTCTTCGCCTGCCTGGACCGCGATGATGTCCTGACGCCCCATCCGGGGGAGTTCGAGCGGATCTTCCCGGGCCTGCTCGGCAGGTCGCCGGAGCGGATCACCGCAGCGCGCGAGGCGGCGAGCGCGGCGGGCGCAGTCATCCTGCTGAAAGGGGCGGACACGGTCATCGCGGCGCCGGACGGCCGAGCCGCGGTCGGGCTCAACGGGACGCCTTGGCTGGCGACGGCGGGGTCAGGGGATGTCCTCGCCGGCTTTATCGGCGGGCTGTTGGCGCAAGGGATGGGGAGCTTCGAGGCGGCGTGTGCGGGCGCCTGGATACACGCCGAGTGCGGCGCGCTTCATGGACCTGGCCTGATCGCGGAGGATTTGCCAGGCTTGGCCCCCGCGATCCTTGCTCGTCTGCACCAAGAGCGCTGA
- a CDS encoding HAD-IB family hydrolase: MAKRSWMAKGLSASRPMTGEMGHEPLLVAFDFDGTLTVKDSFNAFLKWRAGPRWSLGVLRLTPALIAYVFDRNRGKLKAAAVRQFLKGATVAQIENDARAFAEAFAPSLLRPDAVAVWRGWRAKGAKMVIVTASPDLIVAPFARGLGADLLIGTRLRCSDDGRILGGLDGNNCRAKEKVIRLREVFGPDVRLTAAYGDTSGDTEMLAIADEKGYRIFRGKPA; this comes from the coding sequence ATGGCTAAGCGTTCTTGGATGGCTAAGGGATTGAGCGCCTCGCGCCCGATGACCGGCGAAATGGGGCATGAGCCGTTGCTTGTGGCCTTCGATTTCGACGGCACCCTGACCGTGAAGGACAGCTTCAATGCTTTCCTGAAGTGGCGCGCGGGCCCACGGTGGTCCCTTGGCGTGCTGCGCCTGACGCCGGCGCTCATCGCCTATGTGTTCGATCGCAATCGCGGAAAGCTCAAGGCCGCCGCGGTGCGCCAGTTCCTCAAGGGCGCGACCGTCGCGCAGATCGAGAACGACGCTCGCGCCTTCGCCGAGGCGTTCGCCCCGTCGCTGCTGCGCCCTGACGCAGTGGCGGTCTGGCGCGGATGGCGGGCCAAGGGCGCGAAGATGGTGATCGTGACCGCATCTCCCGACCTCATCGTAGCGCCCTTTGCGCGCGGACTCGGCGCCGACCTGCTGATCGGCACGCGCCTGCGATGCTCGGACGACGGACGCATCCTGGGCGGCCTCGACGGGAACAACTGCCGGGCGAAAGAGAAGGTCATCCGCCTGCGCGAGGTCTTCGGGCCCGACGTTCGCCTTACGGCCGCCTATGGCGACACCTCCGGCGACACCGAGATGCTCGCGATCGCCGATGAGAAGGGTTACCGGATTTTCCGGGGCAAGCCAGCCTAA
- a CDS encoding P-II family nitrogen regulator — MKKIEAVIKPFKLDEVKEALQDMGVQGMTVLEAKGYGRQKGHTELYRGAEYVVDFLPKIKVEVVVEDSQLEPALEAITRAARTGRIGDGKIFVSEIAEVIRIRTGENGPAAV; from the coding sequence ATGAAGAAGATCGAAGCCGTCATCAAGCCGTTCAAGCTGGATGAGGTGAAGGAGGCCCTGCAGGACATGGGCGTCCAAGGCATGACCGTGCTCGAGGCCAAGGGCTACGGCCGTCAGAAAGGCCACACCGAGCTTTATCGCGGCGCCGAGTACGTCGTGGACTTCCTCCCCAAGATCAAGGTGGAGGTCGTCGTCGAGGACAGCCAGCTCGAGCCCGCGTTGGAAGCCATCACCCGCGCCGCCCGCACGGGCCGCATCGGCGACGGCAAGATTTTCGTCTCGGAGATCGCGGAAGTAATCCGCATCCGAACCGGAGAAAACGGTCCGGCCGCCGTCTAG
- a CDS encoding ATP-dependent Clp protease proteolytic subunit translates to MIPMMYDPVSTAMNLVPMVVEQTSRGERAFDIFSRLLKERIIFLTGPVEDGMASLICAQLLFLESENPKKEIAMYINSPGGVVTAGLAIYDTMQYIKSPVSTVCMGMAASMGSLLLAAGAAGQRISLPNARIMVHQPSGGFRGQASDIERHAEDIIKTKRRLNEIYVKHCGRTYEEVERTLDRDHFMSADEAKAWGLVDHVYDSRDAAEAGAE, encoded by the coding sequence GTGATCCCCATGATGTACGATCCGGTTTCGACGGCGATGAACCTGGTGCCGATGGTGGTCGAGCAGACCAGCCGCGGTGAGCGCGCTTTCGACATCTTCTCGCGCCTGTTGAAGGAACGGATCATCTTCCTGACCGGTCCGGTCGAGGACGGCATGGCCAGCCTGATCTGTGCTCAGCTGCTCTTCCTCGAGTCCGAGAACCCGAAGAAGGAAATCGCCATGTACATCAACTCGCCGGGCGGCGTGGTGACGGCTGGTCTCGCGATCTATGACACCATGCAGTACATCAAGAGCCCTGTTTCGACGGTGTGCATGGGCATGGCCGCCTCGATGGGTTCGCTGCTGCTGGCCGCCGGCGCCGCTGGTCAGCGTATTTCGTTGCCGAACGCGCGGATCATGGTGCACCAGCCGTCGGGCGGCTTCCGGGGTCAGGCTTCGGATATCGAGCGTCACGCCGAGGACATCATCAAGACCAAGCGCCGCCTCAACGAGATCTACGTCAAGCACTGCGGCCGCACCTATGAAGAGGTCGAGCGCACCCTGGACCGCGACCACTTCATGAGCGCCGACGAGGCCAAGGCCTGGGGCCTGGTCGACCACGTCTACGACAGCCGCGACGCGGCTGAAGCCGGCGCTGAATAG